TTTCTGGTGGCCCATAGCGACCTGGTTTTCGCGGTGTATCGCAAGATTTCCCCGGCGTTGCGAAAGCCGATCGACGAGCGCGTCAAGGAAATGTGCGGTGGCATGGTTCACTACGCCCTCAAGCGGGAGTCCGACGGCTGGTTTCAGCTCGGAACCAGACAGGAACTCCTGGATTACTGCTATTTCGTGGCGGGGACCGTCGGGCTCATGTTGACGGACCTTTTCGCCGAAGGCACGATGTCCACCCATCGGAAGGCCAAGTTGCGCGCGAACGCCGTGGGATTCGGATTGGCTTTGCAGTTGGTGAACATCGCCCGCGACATTCCGGCAGATGGTGTCCGCAATACCATCTTCGTGCCCGAAGACATCTGCCAGGCTAGGGGAATCAAACCCCGGGAGCTGTGGGAGGAGGAGCATCGCCCGGAAGCGGCTCAAGTCCTTCTGGACCTTGTGCGCCTCGCCGATCGCGAGGTCCGCGCCGCCCAGGCCTATATCCTGGATCTCCCCTGGTACAAGTTCCGGTTGCGGCTGTTCTGCCTATGGCCGTTGCTCATGAGCCAGGATACGTTGGCCCTCCTGGCGAAGGATCCAGCCGCCGCCTTGGCGGGGCGTGTGAAGATCACCCGCTCCCAGGTCCGACGGATCGTGTGGACCACCACAGCCACTTGTTGGTCGAACCTGATGCTCAAATTCCAGTTCGGTTCTCGGAACAACTTGCTCCAGAAGCATTTGCGAGAGGCGATCGCGTGATGCGCTGGAGGGGTTTTCTCCCCAGCTTGGCCAAGCTTCGCACCTTGCGACGGAAAACGCATCTTCTGGCCCATCCCTGGCCCAGTTTTCTTCTGTGGGCGGTCGTCTTCCTGATGGATCAAGCGACCAAGCAAATGGCGCTCTATCTCGGCGGAAGTCGTATCACGGGCGGGTTTCGGGAAGACATCGCCGTGCGGCTACTGGGTGATTTCCTGTGGATGTTCGTCGCCTACAATTCAGGGGCGGCGTTCTCGCTCAATCCGGAGCGTCTGGTTCCGTTTTTGCCCACCACGGTCTTCTACGTCCTTTTGGTGGCCGGGGCCACATGGTTTCTTTTGCGTTTGTGGAAAACACGTCGCGATCCGCTGGTGCGTACCGGTGTGGCGCTGATTCTCGGGGGTGCATATGGAAATCTGCTGGATCGTTTGATCTATCGTCATGTGGTGGATTTCATCTCGGTGGGAATGCCGGGGCTTTCGTGGCGATGGCCCACCTTCAACATCGCCGATTGCGCCATCGTGTATGGCGTGGTGCTGATGATCTGGGGTGAGATCCGTCTGGTCCGCATCCGGGACCATCGTGCGGCACGCCATGTTCCCCAAGCGCAAGCGGATCAAGAATCGCATCCCGCATGAGCGAGGACCCTACCTGGTTCTGGTTGGTGGAAGAGGATTCGCACGATGATCGCTGGGATCGGTATCTGGCCTCGCGGTTTCCCCATTGGTCGCGCACGTTGGTGCAGGAATGGCTGAAGTCCGGGCAGGTCCTGGTGGACGGACTCGCTCGGAAGCCCTCCTTTCGCATGGAGCCCGGCCAGCAGGTTCAGGTGCTGCAAATGCCGGTCAAGGCGGATCCTGAACGGCCCGTCCAACCCCAGGACATCCCCCTTTCTGTCATCTGGGAAGATTCCCGCATGGCGGTGATCGACAAGCCCGCCGGCTTGACCGTGCATCCCGGCGCGGGTTGTCCCGATGGCACGCTGGCCAATGCCTTGGCCTTTCGGTACCGGAATTTGTCAGGTCTAAACGGCCCGACGCGCCCGGGCATCGTGCATCGATTGGATCGCGACACTTCCGGCCTTCTGGTGGTGGCGCTGGACGACGACGCGCATCGAAGCCTCGCGGCCCAATTGCTGGATCGGTCCCTTTCGCGCACCTACGATGCCCTCGCCTGGGGGATTCCCCAGACCGAGCGGGTGGAGGCCCCGATCGGGCGAGATCCGTTGCATCGCACCCGCATGGCGGTGGTGAAGGATGGCCGCATCGCCGCCACCCGGTTTAGGGTCCGGCAGGCGGGCGTGGCGAGCTTGGTGGAGTGCTCCCTGGAAACGGGGCGAACCCACCAGATCCGAGTCCATTTGGCCTACCGGGGGCATC
This DNA window, taken from Fibrobacterota bacterium, encodes the following:
- a CDS encoding squalene/phytoene synthase family protein, whose translation is MPIAENEIKQRVLHGDPTVAPEFCRVWLQAVSRTFALNIKVLPTELEEAVRLAYLFMRIADTVEDDRQMPPQVRQELLERFVRCFDAAGGDADEIRGFLDALPTDWVGDDHPDRFLVAHSDLVFAVYRKISPALRKPIDERVKEMCGGMVHYALKRESDGWFQLGTRQELLDYCYFVAGTVGLMLTDLFAEGTMSTHRKAKLRANAVGFGLALQLVNIARDIPADGVRNTIFVPEDICQARGIKPRELWEEEHRPEAAQVLLDLVRLADREVRAAQAYILDLPWYKFRLRLFCLWPLLMSQDTLALLAKDPAAALAGRVKITRSQVRRIVWTTTATCWSNLMLKFQFGSRNNLLQKHLREAIA
- a CDS encoding signal peptidase II, encoding MRWRGFLPSLAKLRTLRRKTHLLAHPWPSFLLWAVVFLMDQATKQMALYLGGSRITGGFREDIAVRLLGDFLWMFVAYNSGAAFSLNPERLVPFLPTTVFYVLLVAGATWFLLRLWKTRRDPLVRTGVALILGGAYGNLLDRLIYRHVVDFISVGMPGLSWRWPTFNIADCAIVYGVVLMIWGEIRLVRIRDHRAARHVPQAQADQESHPA
- a CDS encoding RluA family pseudouridine synthase; this translates as MSEDPTWFWLVEEDSHDDRWDRYLASRFPHWSRTLVQEWLKSGQVLVDGLARKPSFRMEPGQQVQVLQMPVKADPERPVQPQDIPLSVIWEDSRMAVIDKPAGLTVHPGAGCPDGTLANALAFRYRNLSGLNGPTRPGIVHRLDRDTSGLLVVALDDDAHRSLAAQLLDRSLSRTYDALAWGIPQTERVEAPIGRDPLHRTRMAVVKDGRIAATRFRVRQAGVASLVECSLETGRTHQIRVHLAYRGHPVVGDDLYGGGASRLAQIQPMERSNARAIANAIQRQCLHARALRLIHPEGQELRFESPWPADFQAAVQAAFPDGVGS